The stretch of DNA ctCATAGGCAGGATcattacccactaggccagaccggtcgtcaaagttTACCTATTTTCATCCACATTAGCACCCATGCCAGTAAAGCTATTGTGATTGTGACCATCGAGATACCAAGTTGGCCTATCTCTTTAAAATCTTGTCATATTAGAAGTAAAATAGATTTAAGTGATACACGTACAGTTGTGTTCGTTACATCTGCTTGTTAGAACCAATCTGTCACTATAGCTTTACTGGCATGGGTGCTAATGTGGATGAAAATAGGTAaactttgacgaccggtctggcctagtgggtagtgatcctgcctatgaagccgatggtcccgggttcgaatcctggtaagggcatttatttgtatgattgatgatacagatatttgttcctgagtcatggttgttttctatgtatttaagtatttatacattatataaatatatcgttgtacccacaacacaagctttcttgagcttaccgtggggctgagtcaatttgtgtaaaaatgtcctataatatttatttatttattatttattaatcagACAGATCTTACGGACTCTTTCCTTATTCCTAGTACGTGTCGAATGTTAGTCGGAAATAAACACGATTGTGTCCCAGTCACAGCCGGAGCTAAACTCAACTAACATGACAATAGCCCGGACGTTGACTCCCACGGGATCTAAATAAATTGTCCGTCTGTACAagtgtacagtcaagtgtaaaaatatgggtgcactcatcatactcaaaaatatgtccaatagctcttatgtcaacgatttaagaactatgggacatatttttgagtaagttgtatgcgCCCATATTGTTAAACTtgactgtacagtcgacgtcaaagatatgtttacacttttgcaccttactcctttgtaataaggcgaaaagtgtaaacatatctttgacgtcgactgtacatgaaTATGGGCGTGATTGTCTCAATTGGCAATCGTTTGCTTTCGTTGCGTGTTATTTAATAGATTGGTAACACAAATTGTATTACTATTGCGAATGGTTATAATATTGAAGATGAACCACTTTGGTTTGCGTTGCTAGTAAAATAATTGAGGAATGACGACAATCAATTTAAGAATTTGTCAGCTGACAGTGCCttgacatttttaatttacttaaggGTGTTTTTTGCTGTGAAATAGgaactaaaatgtattttttcttGACAGTTGTCATGGAGGCTGATCGTAGGTTAATTTCGTACAAAATATTATGTTCACGGCATTTTTTCATTTCTGGAGTGTTGGCAGAAACAATGTTAGTTAATACAAAAATTAGATGTAACCTACAAGTACTGTCATATAAATATGTAAGCtttagagtgctcactccatacatagaTAAACACTcgtataaaattagttttaagCGAGCTTCGCgaatagttatttgtaataaaatttaagCTTAATAAGTATTCACTTTTAAGAGAGTTAAAAACTTATtaataagtaatatattttactataccTACCGTACAACTtacctattatttattaagtaaggaAACTGATATATGTAGTGAGTAAGTACTCTCAAGCTTaattatttctctatgatactgtgtacaaaacaaaaatattacttaagcgtctcttatcttatcttatcgttttcgggggcccttgcggatacacttcgacccatagcgAACTTTTGTGCAATTACTCAATTACCCCCTAggaaagatccgtcaactactcaagagttCCCACCATCTCCATGtgccggatgatggagctcatgggtaacgttttaaagtcctttggttccagatatcctgctccaaagtccttctgtttttgtctggcgagggcgtgataTTCACACATTAGGTgttttactgtctcttcctcttcgccacacatacctACGACTATCGGTGTTATCaaagtgtcccatcttggccagaattcctttgaccccgtaatggccagttAACTCCCCTGTTATGATTTGGATTTGTCTTTTGCtgagtttccaaagctttttgctccaacCGGAGTCTACGCCTTGCATAAACGTCTCTTAGAAGAAGTCTAAAATTAAGGTAGAGCGGCTACTATGGCTCTCAGATGTAACTGTCACAATAATGTACATTGTTTTGTCACTCAGCTCTGTCTGGACTAAGTTACTGCATATTCAacacttttgtatggaaagtGCAAGTGTCACAAGATGTTCGTACTTTAGAAATTGCAACTTTCAGTTCTATATTGTATGTTACAAATAGTATGGACTGGAGAATTGTTTAGCTTAGTTTTCTCCGTATTTTGAGATACAAATGCAGGAATATTCAACAATAGGTCCGATAATATAGTTAAATTAAACATACGATAATCATTTACTTAGCGCTCCACGTACTTATCAGGAAGTGTGAAAGGTGCAaacatacctatgttttttgGCTTATATCAATGTAATAAGGTGCACAGTTGTATACATATTTGTGGAATAGCTTCTACTAACTCTTGAGCCGATATCTTCATATACAATAGCTGTAACGAATCGTGTGAATGTTTTCTTACTTGCTAGGTGCTACTGTATGAGTAGTTACTGGTCACGGATGGAAACTCATAACTTAAGAAACCAAGTCATAAATACGTGATTTCTATTTCAAATCATAACTCAATGGCTTCCGTACATTATATTTCGATATAGTTAACTCGTAGCCCGTATTaaaccaattaaaataatgcCCCTATCCATCTCGAAGGGCCATAGGTAATTGTAATATCCATAGAAATCGCTTCCAGCGATCAATTATTGTTTCCGCCATAATATACAGGACGTTTCTAATACTTTTCGGTATTTATATATCCTATTTTTTACTTGTTCAGAATATGAAAATAATTGCAGGATGTATGATTTACTTTGTGTGTTCTTTGCCTCCTTTGTTTTTAACTCTTCCCGTAATTATTCATGATACTTGCAATCAAtccaaaatacatttctacataACATGTCAATAATGtttgttcattttgtttcaGATTACCTGACACTGGACAACCTCCAATTCTCATCTCGCTAGTGGACAACGCTAAACTAGACTTGAAAACTCCCGAGGAATTGTTGTTCGTGAACGACTCCGAGCAGCACAACGAAACCAAGACCTTCACCATCGTAGACGGCAGCGAGGTCTTAGAAGAAAAAGAAGTAGAGAAGGATGCCGCGGAATCACACCTCGTCGTCAAAGCCAAGCCTATGCACGAGGTGCGGCAGACAGAAGATGCATTTCACACCACACCACCCCCTGAGGAACCCGCAGAATCTCAAACGGAGGACAATGAGGAAAAACCAAACATTCCATCCAAACCAGAAATGCCACAAGAGGACATACCCTCGTTCTCGGAGTGGGCGCAGAAACAGCTCGCAGAGGCGGAAAAGAAAGACACAGTCCTGAACCACTCGAGTCAACCTAGTCATAGCAGTACTAACTTTAGCAGTAAGAGCACAAAACTGCGGTCGAAAAACTACGCTTCGCCGTCGTGCGCGGCCAAGGTCGTGGCCTGCAACCCCGAGGCTGGCTCCGCCAGCTCCATCCTGTCCCCAAACAGGGATGAATACATGCTCAACACTTGCAACAGCCGCATCTGGTTCGTAGTGGAGCTCTGCGAAGCTGTTCAAGCGCAAAAAATAGAAATAGCCAACTTCGAGCTATTCTCGTCGACCCCTAAAGATTTCGCCGTGTACTTCAGTGATCGTTTCCCGACGCGCGAATGGGCCAGCGTCGGACAATTCACGGCTAAAGATTTGAGAGACGTTCAAAGTTTTGATTTATATCCGCATCTGTTCGGAAAATTTATCAAAGTCGAACTCCTGTCGCACCACGGCTCCGAACATTACTGTCCCGTTTCGCTGTTCAAAGTGTACGGGACCTCGGAGTTTGAGGTTTTAGAGAAGGAGAGCTCGCAACACGCCGCTCACATCGATGATGACGACGATGATGATGAAACCATTGACGTTCCCGCTGTTCCAGTAGCAGAAAAGGAACCTTCTAAAAACCTGTTTGGTTCCGCGCGAGACGCGGTAATGTCTATAATGAAGAAAGCCGCACAAGCGTTAGTCAAAACAGAAGTTCCTAAAAACGTTTCAAGCGAACACAACGACACGTCGACGGACAAAATGTACAAAAGGTGTTGCTCCCCCAGCCATATAATAGTTTGTGATAATTGTAGTGAATCGCTCTACAATGAAGTGtatgaactggttagttgtagTTCAGATAAACTGACTAATTTAGTGCGTCAAGTGTTCCTCCGTGAGACTCTGAAGTGCACCAGTATATGCCAGCCTTTCGGCTTGGACTTTAAAAGTACAAAGACTATCGAGTTTGCCGAAGAGCGCGTGGCATATATGAACGCATTGTTTCCCCCTAAGTATTTAGCCGCGTTGTGTAATATTCTCGCTATTAAAGAGAAAAAAGTAGTTTTAAACACTAGTTTCGAAACCGAATTGAATGTTACCTCTAATTTGACCGTTGACGAATCGCCGCAGAACGTCAGCAGTGAAACGAACTCCGAACAGGACGTGAAGCTAATATCGCTCAACAATGCTTCGTCGGACGAAGCCAACGAGACAGTCGAATCTGAAGAAAAACCTGTTGTAGTCGAAGAAACCGTTGAGAGACCAGTGCCAGTTGAAATACCAAAAGAGGAAGAAAGTGAAAATGAGCCGGTAGTCACGGATGATAAAATCGTCCAAGAAAAACCCGAAGAGAAACAAATAGAGAACATAGAAATCAAAGTTGATGAAAAAGATTATTCCAAAgacagtaaaaataaaattgaagtGACTACCGAGAAAGCTAAGGAGGTGATAATTCCACCCGAAGAAGGGAGTGAGGGGTTGATGGAGGAGGCGCTGTCGGACTTCGATCAGATTGCGGTGGACCCGACGCCGGGGCCGGCGTCGCAGAACCAGCCCCAGACCACGATCCAGAAGGAGTCGGTGTTCCTGAGGCTATCTAATAGAGTCAAGGTGGGTTTTTGTCTTTTCTTCACTTAGTTCACGTTACATTGCGTAGGAGAACGAGGCGAGTTAAAACTGTTGACATTATATGTCATACTCATAAATCATTTTGCaagaattatgtacctatacaagATTAGTACCAATCGATAGCccattttttccacttttataCGACACAAAGTGTTAGTATAAACGCTTGCGCGACAATATAACTAAAACGTCAAATCCTTAAGTTTCAACTCCCCTCATACCGAGGTAAATTGAAACAGGGGTCAAGGGGATTTGTAACAGTAATTGATTTAGGGTAACTAAGGCTTGAactattaggtccttacctatgaaattggcgtttttgttcatagatataagtctgatcctagtttttttttttttacaaaagtacatacacagttacaataaaactacagtgcactcaataaacaacgattttacatacaattaattgttattttttattgttaagtgttcagaattaagccttgaaaataggtcttttcatgtgctgtcggttcgagtattaaaattacttatatttttctaatggtaccaattttcaaaaaatggagatattgaaaacataccttaaaggtgtcaaaaattactggaaaaattttgtttggtttgaattagccatcaaaaaaatatccgcaaaattaattgtatggaaattcgtgtttcgttgaaattctccgaacaaaacgccaatttcataggtaatgacctaatatataaAGACACAGACAATAGGTCACTTTAGTTTTCCCTTTTTTCTTCGTCCTTTTTCAtctatttttatcgtgttttgttCCCATTAAAATGTGGAACCTTGACCACCTTTTTTGCTGACCTAGCTTCTTCAATAGCAGATAaatcatttataattttagtattattggttgaaatatattattaGTATATTTTCCTTTCCTTGGCTGAACCTTTGGCAATGTTATGAGAATTCCTGATGATCACGAGGCGTTGGAAATGAACTTTGTGAAACCAGATTTATTGATATAGGTTATCTTCTAAACTAGGTACTAATTTTATCTCATATAcatgaattatttaaatatcacaatacaatatacctatatataatgcgctttgtttgattttaattataatgataTATCTACAATTCTACACATTTTTCTACTAGATTACAATAGAATAGTATTAAATTTATTCGGAAATGATCAATCAGTTACTTCAACGATACTAATGTGATGTTTTCTCAATTACAGACGTTGGAGCGCAACATGTCTCTATCTGGCCAGTACCTCGAAGAGCTGAGCAGGCGATACAAGAAACAAGTCGAAGAAATGCAGAGGTCCTTCGAGAAGACCATGCTCCAGATGTCAGAGGAGCGCAGAAAGAGCAACGAGATCGAACAGAAGTATCTAGAACAGATGACGACCCTCCAAGACCAACTAGCGCAAATGACCATTGCCATGAAAATCCTAATGGAAGAAAGAGACAGCTGGTTCGGTACCATGACCGTCTTCAAATTCATCATCTACCAAGCCATCCTCATCGCGGCTGCATTGTACTACTTCAACAAAACACGACCAGAACCTGTAGTCGTTCACGTTCCTAGGAAGGTTAATAAGAAAAAGGATAAACTTAGAAGAAAGTCAGTGGAGGGAGTGAGCGGGCACCAAACCCCATCAGCAAAGAAAAGACGACCGAGCGAAGAGGCCTTACAAATAACAAGACAAGCTGTAGAAGAAGCCAATGATGACGAAGGCGAATGGCAAGTTGCCAGAAAAAACAGAAGacggaaaacctcaataatacACAGAGCTTTAGAAGACTCCAAAGCTCAGTACTGCAGGCAGGATAGCATGGGCATGCTACAAGAAAACCCGATACCTTTAGACGAAGAAGAATTCACTGCTCCTGTATCAGAGCCAGTGAAATTCAACGAGGTCGTCCAACCGAGACATAAGGTCAACGGGTCAATATTCAATAATCTAAAGAAGACTAGTAAACGGAGATTATCGTCACCCGCTTTCCTAAAGTCCCTATCCAGACAAAGCATTAGAAGCACTCCTAGTCCTGTATTAAGAAACGAACCCGTGTTCAACGGTTTAGGGAAACTATCATCAGAATCTCCGACCGGGAGCCTATGGTCTGAATCCACGGAGATGTCCCAGAATGGGCAGGCGGAAGGtgggaagaagaagaaaagttTGAAGAACATTATTAAGAAGTTGTTTTGAGACTTTAATTGCTTAGGCGGCGGGTCGGTTTCAGATTTGTGATGAAAGTTTGTCATGAAAATTGGTGGAGTGTAGAAAGGAGTGtgtaatttatacataaattaagctatataatatataatcaaTGTTATTTATCAATTCTACGCGACATTTCGTTTAGGCATTATTGTATCCGCCTAAGACTATCCAAAAGTAAATGTTAAATTTTTAGACAATAATTTCTATGTTACGAGAAATATTGTGTATCGATTTTAGGAAATTGTTATTATTGTGAAGgataattatcattttattaatgacgtcacataggaCTATGTGGATGAAAACATCACAATTTTGAAACCAAATCGCGTAATTAattgtgtatatttttaattgcTATGAAACAGCTATTGTAATTTATTTCCTCgcattgtttttaaattattgttaGACCTCAGTAAGGTGCCAATGTGATAAAATTAGGAGCCTAATATACCTTTAGCCTGTTGCTATATGAGTACGCTTGTGTTGAAAGTTGATACCAGTAGTTACCTTGGACGTGAGAATTATGCCTcaaaaagttattttttagattttggaatgttaatgttatttttatgtaattacGAGCCATTTAGGTCCTTGTAACTCGTCGATAAAATAGTGTTTGCGTTATTCTATTCTGCATCCTTTTCTATTTAATCTTGCATGTcgcatgtcagataagtatttTGATAAATTACTACTTTTCCAACCTTTCCTAGAGAGAGatcaagctaactctgcagcgattttggtagcacagacggtgcaagtgttattttaaacgtcaaacttctatgaaaatatgacgttgaaaataacacttgcacagtctgtgctaccaaaatcgctgcagagtaaGCTTGGCCTGACTCTAACTATGGCAGTCCCAGAGTGTGGAGTGCCACAAAACGTGAAATTACTATGaatatatgacgtttatattgTCAATTTTACACGTCGTCACTGCATAATCTGTGTAGAGTTAGAGCGGTTTAGACTAGCGTTTTTACGCGTGTATAAGCTTGTTTTTGGAAGAGTGTGTAGGCGCGTATAAGCGCCTCGTTTGCCAAATATAGCGCATGTGAAAGCGCGTATGCCGAAACGACCATATACGCGCAGAAAAAAAACCCTAATGTGAAAAACCGCTCCAGTGGCGCAGCGTGAACAAATCTAACCGTAGGCGAAATCGCATCTACGAGGCCCTTTTGTTCCACTGTGCCCGAAGGGGCCATTCGCGAGGCCCCCTTTgggcgcgaggccgtgggcgacggcccacttcgcccaccGCGCTCTTAGCTGAAACGGACTCTTCTTATCTTTACTATCTTCCTACCTTAATACCTGCTGGTACTTAATAATATCAATATTTCCAAAATCTAAAAAATGCCGAGTGTTTTTGTTATAAGAAAGGGCCTTATGCCAATGGCATAGAGTTGGCAGTCGCATGTATTGCATGCCGGTGACTACTGGGGTCAACTCGTGTTTTGGACAATAACGAGTGAGCTAGTCGCATGATTGGAGTTCGTAAACAAAGAAATTGCATTAAATGCATTAACTTTATTGAGTTTGTTTCATTTAAGCCTAttcttaaaaaatatcttattcTTTGGTtagtattcccatttgtcctcgccgggcacagatgggaataggtcCGGTCATATGAATAATTCCCATCTGTCCCTGCCTCTTAATATGCCGGCGGCCACGTGAGGCCGACAAATGGCAATACACCTCTTGGTAATAgctaaatgaaaattagtttgAGTATGatagttttaattaatataaatatcgACTTTTACTTACAAAACTGTAAaaaacaatagtagattgtacaacaagggcataaagcgATCCATTTTTACAGACGAGgataaaaatggacatttatgcccgaGTTATttactctgcttttcacttcgattgtgagtaaaatatacaaaaatatcaaatatttcgATTTAAGTTGGGCTTCAGTAGGTACAGTTCGAGTACTACTAGCGACATCTAGTGATAAAGAGAAAAATTGAATGCCGGTAAATTGACTTGTAGAGTTGAATGTAATTGCAAACAAAAATAACATCAAATGCATTGAATTTtaattatacttatatttacaattacaatttGTATAATAAGTAAAATTTTACAGCCCGATTTAAGTGAAACAAAAATTTAGTTTGTGTactactagcgacatctacTGGGATACACAACTATACTAATCAACTGCAAATGTCCTTTAAGTCCACACACTTTATCCGATTCAAGACTTTCTGTCTCGGCAGTGTAACGGCGTTCAACCCTTTCGCTGCCTTCTCTAACTTCTCAATAGAGTACGCTCCGCCATTGGGCTTCTTCGTATAACTTCACGGTGACGAGATGCGTGAAGTGCCGTTTGAGGGTTTGTATGATGTCGTGAATGAAATGATAAACAGAAAACAGCATTAAATGCATTAACTTTATAATTATACTTGTATTTACAATAAGAATATTAGAATATGAATTAACTAAAACAATTGTAGTTTATGTTCTACTAGCGACACTAAACACTAACAAGTATAGGAGTATTAAACACTAGGAAACTATACTAATCGACTGCAAAAAGTCCTTCAAATCCACACACTTTATCCTATTTAACCCTTTCTGTCTGCAAACAGCATTTAACCCCTTCGCTGCCTCCTCTAACTTTTCAATAGAGTACGCTTCGCCATTGGTCGCGAAGAGGATTTCGTTGACCTCTTCATATAGCTTCACGGTGATGAGATGCTTGAAGCGCTGTTTGAGGTTTTGTAtgatactagcgacccgccccggcttcgcacgggttaacatattatatacacctaaaccttcctcaagaatcactctattgataaatgaaaatcgcatgaaaatccgtccagtactttttgagtttatcgcgaacatacaaacatacaaacagacagacgcggcgggggactttgttttataaggtgtagtgataaaggATGACATGGCAAAGAGAAAACAGCATTAaatgcattaattttattaactatacttatattaaaatttacaataacaATTTAAGTAAATGTAGTTTATGTACTACTAGCGACATCTAGTATTAAACACTAGGAAACTATACTAATCGACTGCAAAAAGTCCTTCAAATCCACACACTTTATCCTATTTAACCCTTTCTGTCTGCAAAGAGCATTCAACCCTTTCGCTGCCTCCTCTAACTTCTCAGTAGAGTACGCTTCGCCATTGGTCGCGAAGATGATTTCGTTGACCTCTTCGTATAGCTTCACGGTGATGAGGTGCGTGAAGTGTTGTTTGAGGGTTTGTATGATGGAGTCGTGTAGTGCGTTGTCTCGGCAGACGAGATTGAGGATGAAGTGGCCTGTAAAAGGtttgtatataaataataagtgcgagtcggactcgcgcacgaagagtacagcgggctcagcacggttccatttttatcgactatcactatgcgcgtccctttcgcacttacatacttgttagaacgtgacaggcatggtgacaagggataaaaacgcgaccgtgctaagccgcctggacgctaagatatatgtaactccgtataagataagtaaagtctaaggaaaaaccGTGCCTCGGAAGAAGTCATTCCCGAATAGATGgcctttggcctatactcggctagatggcgttgtatGAATTTAACATGGGTCAaagtcatatggcgttctaaaaaaataatagatcatttatccatatatctaatttaacgaaagatatttaaaaaagggggcccctacgtactgtattatgtatttaaCTATCTaagaactcaaaacaaaaacggccgttttaactttggacgcatagattgtcgaatccagcaacataaaaactagtctgatgtattcaaaaggtacttaaatacataatacagtacgtagcggcccccttttttaaatatctttcgttaaatttaaataatctcgattatttagcagtggcgctagtgtgcacgttgatgggctcttaattgaCGTATGGAAGTGCTAGAGTAGACAATAATATCTCACCGTCATTAGTAAGTATTCGTTTGACCCTCGCTAGTTGCTCGTCATGCAGGAACTGTCTCGGCGGACACGACAGCCCCACCGTCCTGTCCTTACTGTCCATGTCAAACATCACTGTATACTTGTGGCAGTCAGTTAATGGACGTATTGAAGTGCTAGAGTAGACAATAATATCTCACCGTCATTAGTAAGTATTCGTTTGACCCTCGCTAGTTGCTCGTCATGAAGGAACTGTCTCGGCGGACACGACAGCCCCACCGTCCTGTCCTTACTGTCCATGTCAAACATCACTGTATACTTGTGGCAGTCAGTTAATGGACGTATTGAAGTGCTAGAGTAGACAATAATATCTCACCGTCATTAGTAAGTATCCGTTTGACCCTCGCTAGTTGCTCGTCATGAAGGAACTGTCTCGGCGGACACGACAGCCCCACCGTCCTGTCCTTACTGTCCATGTCAAACATCACTGTATACTTGTGGCAGTCAGTTAATGGACGTATTGAAGTGCTAGAGTAGACAATAATATCTCACCGTCATTAGTAAGTATTCGTTTGACCCTCGCTAGTTGCTCGTCATGCAGGAACTGTCTCGGCGGACACGATAGTCCCACCGTCCTGTCCTTACTGTCCATGTCAAACATCACTGTATACTTGTGGCAGTCAGTTAATGGACGTATTGAAGTGCTAGAGTAGACAATAATATCTCACCGTCATTAGTAAGTATTCGTTTGACCCTCGCTAGTTGCTCGTCATGAAGGAACTGTCTCGGCGGACACGACAGCCCCACCGTCCTGTCCTTACTGTCCATGTCAAACATCACTGTATACTTGTGGCAGTCAGTTAATGGACGTATTGAAGTGCTAGAGTAGACAATAATATCTCACCGTCATTAGTAAGTATTCGTTTGACCCTCGCTAGTTGCTCGTCATGCAGGAACTGTCTCGGCGGACACGATAGTCCCACCGTCCTGTCCTTACTGTCCATGTCAAACATCACTGTATACTTGTGGCAGTCAGTTAATGGACGTATTGAAGTGCTAGAGTAGACAATAATATCTCACCGTCATTAGTAAGTATCCGTTTGACCCTCGCTAGTTGCTCGTCATGAAGGAACTGTCTCGGCGGACACGACAGCCCCACCGTCCTGTCCTTACTGTCCATGTCAAACATCACTGTATACTTGTGGCAGTCAGTTAATGGACGTATTGAAGTGCTAGAGTAGACAATAATATCTCACCGTCATTAGTAAGTATTCGTTTGACCCTCGCTAGTTGCTCGTCATGAAGGAACTGTCTCGGCGGACACGACAGCCCCACCGTCCTGTCCTTACTGTCCATGTCAAACATCACTGTATACTTGTGGCAGTCAGTTAATGGACGTATTGAAGTGCTAGAGTAGACAATAATATCTCACCGTCATTAGTAAGTATTCGTTTGACCCTCGCTAGTTGCTCGTCATGTAGGAACTGTCTCGGCGGACACGACAGCCCCACCGTCCTGTCCTTACTGTCCATGTCCAACATCACCACTGTGTACTGGGTGCCTGAAACAATAAATACAATGGATAAATAAAATGTGTCACGCAGACTCGTAAAGCATA from Cydia splendana chromosome 5, ilCydSple1.2, whole genome shotgun sequence encodes:
- the LOC134790908 gene encoding SUN domain-containing ossification factor isoform X2 codes for the protein MSPPRALLAGLLVCQLLSYGGHQGLTKIFYTLPDTGQPPILISLVDNAKLDLKTPEELLFVNDSEQHNETKTFTIVDGSEVLEEKEVEKDAAESHLVVKAKPMHEVRQTEDAFHTTPPPEEPAESQTEDNEEKPNIPSKPEMPQEDIPSFSEWAQKQLAEAEKKDTVLNHSSQPSHSSTNFSSKSTKLRSKNYASPSCAAKVVACNPEAGSASSILSPNRDEYMLNTCNSRIWFVVELCEAVQAQKIEIANFELFSSTPKDFAVYFSDRFPTREWASVGQFTAKDLRDVQSFDLYPHLFGKFIKVELLSHHGSEHYCPVSLFKVYGTSEFEVLEKESSQHAAHIDDDDDDDETIDVPAVPVAEKEPSKNLFGSARDAVMSIMKKAAQALVKTEVPKNVSSEHNDTSTDKMYKRCCSPSHIIVCDNCSESLYNEVYELVSCSSDKLTNLVRQVFLRETLKCTSICQPFGLDFKSTKTIEFAEERVAYMNALFPPKYLAALCNILAIKEKKVVLNTSFETELNVTSNLTVDESPQNVSSETNSEQDVKLISLNNASSDEANETVESEEKPVVVEETVERPVPVEIPKEEESENEPVVTDDKIVQEKPEEKQIENIEIKVDEKDYSKDSKNKIEVTTEKAKEVIIPPEEGSEGLMEEALSDFDQIAVDPTPGPASQNQPQTTIQKESVFLRLSNRVKTLERNMSLSGQYLEELSRRYKKQVEEMQRSFEKTMLQMSEERRKSNEIEQKYLEQMTTLQDQLAQMTIAMKILMEERDSWFGTMTVFKFIIYQAILIAAALYYFNKTRPEPVVVHVPRKVNKKKDKLRRKSVEGVSGHQTPSAKKRRPSEEALQITRQAVEEANDDEGEWQVARKNRRRKTSIIHRALEDSKAQYCRQDSMGMLQENPIPLDEEEFTAPVSEPVKFNEVVQPRHKVNGSIFNNLKKTSKRRLSSPAFLKSLSRQSIRSTPSPVLRNEPVFNGLGKLSSESPTGSLWSESTEMSQNGQAEGGKKKKSLKNIIKKLF
- the LOC134790908 gene encoding SUN domain-containing ossification factor isoform X1; amino-acid sequence: MKGGLCVIYTSLLTISVLSSCALFMLVVSEGHLGDEGSVDLSGLHNVSQQRSAVSEEDQAPDPGPQDEAPAENLEMLIADSLSLNSVTTDGLPDTGQPPILISLVDNAKLDLKTPEELLFVNDSEQHNETKTFTIVDGSEVLEEKEVEKDAAESHLVVKAKPMHEVRQTEDAFHTTPPPEEPAESQTEDNEEKPNIPSKPEMPQEDIPSFSEWAQKQLAEAEKKDTVLNHSSQPSHSSTNFSSKSTKLRSKNYASPSCAAKVVACNPEAGSASSILSPNRDEYMLNTCNSRIWFVVELCEAVQAQKIEIANFELFSSTPKDFAVYFSDRFPTREWASVGQFTAKDLRDVQSFDLYPHLFGKFIKVELLSHHGSEHYCPVSLFKVYGTSEFEVLEKESSQHAAHIDDDDDDDETIDVPAVPVAEKEPSKNLFGSARDAVMSIMKKAAQALVKTEVPKNVSSEHNDTSTDKMYKRCCSPSHIIVCDNCSESLYNEVYELVSCSSDKLTNLVRQVFLRETLKCTSICQPFGLDFKSTKTIEFAEERVAYMNALFPPKYLAALCNILAIKEKKVVLNTSFETELNVTSNLTVDESPQNVSSETNSEQDVKLISLNNASSDEANETVESEEKPVVVEETVERPVPVEIPKEEESENEPVVTDDKIVQEKPEEKQIENIEIKVDEKDYSKDSKNKIEVTTEKAKEVIIPPEEGSEGLMEEALSDFDQIAVDPTPGPASQNQPQTTIQKESVFLRLSNRVKTLERNMSLSGQYLEELSRRYKKQVEEMQRSFEKTMLQMSEERRKSNEIEQKYLEQMTTLQDQLAQMTIAMKILMEERDSWFGTMTVFKFIIYQAILIAAALYYFNKTRPEPVVVHVPRKVNKKKDKLRRKSVEGVSGHQTPSAKKRRPSEEALQITRQAVEEANDDEGEWQVARKNRRRKTSIIHRALEDSKAQYCRQDSMGMLQENPIPLDEEEFTAPVSEPVKFNEVVQPRHKVNGSIFNNLKKTSKRRLSSPAFLKSLSRQSIRSTPSPVLRNEPVFNGLGKLSSESPTGSLWSESTEMSQNGQAEGGKKKKSLKNIIKKLF